From Maylandia zebra isolate NMK-2024a linkage group LG11, Mzebra_GT3a, whole genome shotgun sequence, one genomic window encodes:
- the LOC143421172 gene encoding DC-STAMP domain-containing protein 2-like isoform X2, with amino-acid sequence MKMRSEERKQLLMKSDISVQVKRGGVTETIRGALSRPAGRSRLSGRRKLRAHLVEKQPLWFCAHTTLCLAGLAAFGMGLSVSVRASIMVMLPSMCSGHGRNFLLLMFVSLLVSGPLSNTLENTERAASSLLCGAELAANQTQELMQKAATPLFSVLDHIREISRNAYAVAGRVQNFIYAMTDSIRHVARALRNVLRFLADIGDICNEKMGTPYRKCRSLFEEARSDCSELLGDFNFLCNIVDGFLPLCNLARAGEFFCIVPSYIADHLRKRLAAPVIAVFQKMKREFEFNISASLDFDLDANSSQSLHQMSQSIMSEISSELQVFQKLSGPLAYIGLVLLACSFLRAVQYRHRYLHNIKFDNNYITAQFKDLDQRVTSVGGASVFPITRREAKTYITPLSFQLTYRERRAVMAGLVSVFRHLIIGSLLVALDFLVFWILDQVHHQVTEDIVARVPVTVAVQVNGSGYASDIYRDVVASFNILQRGNITVISKKCLLEPSEPNYNTCFILGFLLGLALLVSLTSGFMQRCRRLICASYHPEREQERIRFLRQQILDQRRGVRRALRRSVGRSTTDPGGGGGRLHALLIRLPGGGRLSHLLGLSTPACCLVCGEVLRLPDLSAVICDAPHCSGVYCRPCFQSLGSTCVICVRPLTFQEDSEEELDSTDDERPSLSSTRQTNAQIKRRIPTARQQSPSGRSGREAERGERPSSDDSVYLDSELSEADLMYQDQPGSGESDSDHSFNSALSEHESLVSVVIHRPDRAQNLQDLPQPSGSLWAPSPGP; translated from the exons atgaagatgaggagTGAAGAAAGGAAACAGCTCCTGATGAAAAGTGACATCTCAGTCCAGGTGAAGAGGGGCGGAGTCACAGAGACTATCCGAGGAGCTCTGAGCAG ACCGGCGGGACGCTCTCGACTCAGCggcaggaggaagctcagagctCACCTGGTGGAG AAACAGCCGCTGTGGTTCTGCGCCCACACCACGTTGTGCTTGGCTGGTCTGGCAGCGTTCGGTATGGGGCTGTCGGTCAGCGTCAGGGCCAGCATCATGGTCATGCTGCCCTCCATGTGCTCAG GTCATGGCAGgaacttcctcctcctcatgtTCGTGTCGCTGCTCGTGTCCGGTCCGCTCAGCAACACGTTGGAGAACACCGAGCGAGCCGCCTCCAGCCTGCTGTGTGGAGCTGAGCTGGCAGCCAATCAAACGCAGGAACTGATGCAGAAAGCAGCCACGCCCCTCTTCT CCGTGTTGGACCACATCAGGGAGATCAGCAGAAACGCGTACGCCGTCGCAGGAAGAGTCCAGAACTTCATCTACGCTATGACAGACAGCATCCGCCATGTTG CTCGCGCGCTGAGGAATGTCCTACGCTTCCTGGCCGATATCGGGGACATCTGTAACGAAAAGATGGGAACTCCGTACAGGAAGTGCCGGTCACTGTTTGAGGAAGCTCGAAGCGACTGCTCTGAGCTGCTGGGCGACTTCAACTTCCTGTGCAACATCGTGGACGGCTTCCTGCCGCTCTGCAACCTGGCCCGCG CTGGCGAGTTCTTCTGCATCGTCCCTTCCTACATCGCCGACCACCTGAGGAAACGTCTCGCGGCTC CTGTCATTGCAGTGTTTCAGAAGATGAAGCGTGAGTTTGAGTTCAACATCTCCGCCTCACTGGACTTTGACCTGGATGCCAACAGCAGCCAGTCTCTGCACCAGATGTCTCAGAGCATCATGTCGGAGATTTCATCGGAACTTCAAGTGTTTCAGAAGCTGAGTGGACCGCTGGCGTACATCGGCCTCGTCCTGCTCGCCTGCTCCTTCCTCAG ggcAGTGCAGTACAGACACAGGTACCTCCACAATATTAAATTTGATAACAACTACATCACTGCTCAGTTTAAAGACCTTGACCAAAGGGTGACCTCAGTAGGCGGAGCCTCTGTGTTTCCAATCACGCGCAGAGAGGCCAAGACCTACATCACACCAC TGTCATTTCAGCTGACGTACAGAGAGCGGCGGGCGGTGATGGCGGGCTTGGTTTCGGTCTTCAGGCACCTGATCATAGGCAGCCTGCTGGTGGCGCTGGACTTCCTGGTGTTCTGGATTCTGGATCAGGTGCACCACCAGGTGACGGAGGACATTGTGGCCAGAG TTCCGGTCACGGTGGCGGTCCAGGTGAACGGGTCGGGTTACGCCTCAGACATCTACAGAGACGTGGTGGCCTCGTTCAACATCCTGCAGCGGGGAAACATCACCGTGATCAGCAAGAAGTGCCTGCTGGAGCCGTCAGAACCAAACTACAACACGTGTTTCATCCTCG gcttcctgttgggtttggcTCTGCTTGTGTCTCTGACCAGCGGATTCATGCAGCGCTGCAGACGCCTCATCTGTGCTTCATATCACCCTGAGAGAGAGCAG GAGAGGATCCGGTTCCTCCGCCAGCAGATCCTGGATCAGAGGAGGGGGGTGCGCAGAGCCCTGAGGAGGTCTGTGGGCAGGAGCACAACCGAcccgggaggaggaggaggacgtctCCATGCTCTGCTGATACG GTTACCTGGAGGAGGTCGCCTGTCTCACCTGCTGGGCTTGTCGACACCTGCCTGCTGTCTGGTCTGTGGAGAGGTGCTGCGCCTGCCTGACCTGAGCGCAGTCATCTGTGATGCCCCGCACTGTTCAG GCGTGTACTGTCGGCCGTGCTTCCAGAGTTTGGGGAGCACGTGTGTCATCTGCGTACGACCTCTGACCTTCCAGGAAGACAGCGAGGAGGAGCT AGACTCCACTGATGATGAGCGGCCCAGTTTGTCGTCGACCCGCCAGACAAACGCGCAGATAAAGAGGAGGATCCCCACAGCGAGGCAGCAAAGTCCGAGTGGCCGCTCAGGAAGGGAAGCAGAACGAGGAGAGCGCCCCAGCAGTGATGACAGTGTTTACCTGGACTCTGAACTCAG TGAAGCAGACCTGATGTACCAGGACCAACCCGGGTCAGGCGAGTCCGACAGCGACCACTCCTTTAACTCTGCTCTCTCAGAGCACGAGTCCCTCGTCTCAGTCGTCATTCACCGACCCGACCGTGCTCAAAACCTCCAGGACCTTCCACAACCATCGGGTTCTCTCTGGGCTCCGTCTCCCGGACCATGA
- the LOC143421172 gene encoding DC-STAMP domain-containing protein 2-like isoform X5, whose protein sequence is MKMRSEERKQLLMKSDISVQVKRGGVTETIRGALSRPAGRSRLSGRRKLRAHLVEVGQRMVAFVSGLLIASLYGLMTLFLQKQPLWFCAHTTLCLAGLAAFGMGLSVSVRASIMVMLPSMCSGHGRNFLLLMFVSLLVSGPLSNTLENTERAASSLLCGAELAANQTQELMQKAATPLFSVLDHIREISRNAYAVAGRVQNFIYAMTDSIRHVARALRNVLRFLADIGDICNEKMGTPYRKCRSLFEEARSDCSELLGDFNFLCNIVDGFLPLCNLARAGEFFCIVPSYIADHLRKRLAAPVIAVFQKMKREFEFNISASLDFDLDANSSQSLHQMSQSIMSEISSELQVFQKLSGPLAYIGLVLLACSFLRAVQYRHRYLHNIKFDNNYITAQFKDLDQRVTSVGGASVFPITRREAKTYITPLSFQLTYRERRAVMAGLVSVFRHLIIGSLLVALDFLVFWILDQVHHQVTEDIVARVPVTVAVQVNGSGYASDIYRDVVASFNILQRGNITVISKKCLLEPSEPNYNTCFILGFLLGLALLVSLTSGFMQRCRRLICASYHPEREQERIRFLRQQILDQRRGVRRALRRSVGRSTTDPGGGGGRLHALLIRRVLSAVLPEFGEHVCHLRTTSDLPGRQRGGARLH, encoded by the exons atgaagatgaggagTGAAGAAAGGAAACAGCTCCTGATGAAAAGTGACATCTCAGTCCAGGTGAAGAGGGGCGGAGTCACAGAGACTATCCGAGGAGCTCTGAGCAG ACCGGCGGGACGCTCTCGACTCAGCggcaggaggaagctcagagctCACCTGGTGGAGGTGGGGCAGAGGATGGTGGCGTTTGTATCCGGGCTGCTGATCGCGTCTCTGTACGGACTCATGACTCTCTTCCTGCAGAAACAGCCGCTGTGGTTCTGCGCCCACACCACGTTGTGCTTGGCTGGTCTGGCAGCGTTCGGTATGGGGCTGTCGGTCAGCGTCAGGGCCAGCATCATGGTCATGCTGCCCTCCATGTGCTCAG GTCATGGCAGgaacttcctcctcctcatgtTCGTGTCGCTGCTCGTGTCCGGTCCGCTCAGCAACACGTTGGAGAACACCGAGCGAGCCGCCTCCAGCCTGCTGTGTGGAGCTGAGCTGGCAGCCAATCAAACGCAGGAACTGATGCAGAAAGCAGCCACGCCCCTCTTCT CCGTGTTGGACCACATCAGGGAGATCAGCAGAAACGCGTACGCCGTCGCAGGAAGAGTCCAGAACTTCATCTACGCTATGACAGACAGCATCCGCCATGTTG CTCGCGCGCTGAGGAATGTCCTACGCTTCCTGGCCGATATCGGGGACATCTGTAACGAAAAGATGGGAACTCCGTACAGGAAGTGCCGGTCACTGTTTGAGGAAGCTCGAAGCGACTGCTCTGAGCTGCTGGGCGACTTCAACTTCCTGTGCAACATCGTGGACGGCTTCCTGCCGCTCTGCAACCTGGCCCGCG CTGGCGAGTTCTTCTGCATCGTCCCTTCCTACATCGCCGACCACCTGAGGAAACGTCTCGCGGCTC CTGTCATTGCAGTGTTTCAGAAGATGAAGCGTGAGTTTGAGTTCAACATCTCCGCCTCACTGGACTTTGACCTGGATGCCAACAGCAGCCAGTCTCTGCACCAGATGTCTCAGAGCATCATGTCGGAGATTTCATCGGAACTTCAAGTGTTTCAGAAGCTGAGTGGACCGCTGGCGTACATCGGCCTCGTCCTGCTCGCCTGCTCCTTCCTCAG ggcAGTGCAGTACAGACACAGGTACCTCCACAATATTAAATTTGATAACAACTACATCACTGCTCAGTTTAAAGACCTTGACCAAAGGGTGACCTCAGTAGGCGGAGCCTCTGTGTTTCCAATCACGCGCAGAGAGGCCAAGACCTACATCACACCAC TGTCATTTCAGCTGACGTACAGAGAGCGGCGGGCGGTGATGGCGGGCTTGGTTTCGGTCTTCAGGCACCTGATCATAGGCAGCCTGCTGGTGGCGCTGGACTTCCTGGTGTTCTGGATTCTGGATCAGGTGCACCACCAGGTGACGGAGGACATTGTGGCCAGAG TTCCGGTCACGGTGGCGGTCCAGGTGAACGGGTCGGGTTACGCCTCAGACATCTACAGAGACGTGGTGGCCTCGTTCAACATCCTGCAGCGGGGAAACATCACCGTGATCAGCAAGAAGTGCCTGCTGGAGCCGTCAGAACCAAACTACAACACGTGTTTCATCCTCG gcttcctgttgggtttggcTCTGCTTGTGTCTCTGACCAGCGGATTCATGCAGCGCTGCAGACGCCTCATCTGTGCTTCATATCACCCTGAGAGAGAGCAG GAGAGGATCCGGTTCCTCCGCCAGCAGATCCTGGATCAGAGGAGGGGGGTGCGCAGAGCCCTGAGGAGGTCTGTGGGCAGGAGCACAACCGAcccgggaggaggaggaggacgtctCCATGCTCTGCTGATACG GCGTGTACTGTCGGCCGTGCTTCCAGAGTTTGGGGAGCACGTGTGTCATCTGCGTACGACCTCTGACCTTCCAGGAAGACAGCGAGGAGGAGCT AGACTCCACTGA
- the LOC143421172 gene encoding DC-STAMP domain-containing protein 2-like isoform X3: MKMRSEERKQLLMKSDISVQVKRGGVTETIRGALSRPAGRSRLSGRRKLRAHLVEVGQRMVAFVSGLLIASLYGLMTLFLQKQPLWFCAHTTLCLAGLAAFGMGLSVSVRASIMVMLPSMCSGHGRNFLLLMFVSLLVSGPLSNTLENTERAASSLLCGAELAANQTQELMQKAATPLFSVLDHIREISRNAYAVAGRVQNFIYAMTDSIRHVARALRNVLRFLADIGDICNEKMGTPYRKCRSLFEEARSDCSELLGDFNFLCNIVDGFLPLCNLARAGEFFCIVPSYIADHLRKRLAAPVIAVFQKMKREFEFNISASLDFDLDANSSQSLHQMSQSIMSEISSELQVFQKLSGPLAYIGLVLLACSFLRAVQYRHRYLHNIKFDNNYITAQFKDLDQRVTSVGGASVFPITRREAKTYITPLSFQLTYRERRAVMAGLVSVFRHLIIGSLLVALDFLVFWILDQVHHQVTEDIVARVPVTVAVQVNGSGYASDIYRDVVASFNILQRGNITVISKKCLLEPSEPNYNTCFILGFLLGLALLVSLTSGFMQRCRRLICASYHPEREQERIRFLRQQILDQRRGVRRALRRSVGRSTTDPGGGGGRLHALLIRLPGGGRLSHLLGLSTPACCLVCGEVLRLPDLSAVICDAPHCSGVYCRPCFQSLGSTCVICVRPLTFQEDSEEELDSTDDERPSLSSTRQTNAQIKRRIPTARQQSPSGRSGREAERGERPSSDDSVYLDSELSRPDVPGPTRVRRVRQRPLL; this comes from the exons atgaagatgaggagTGAAGAAAGGAAACAGCTCCTGATGAAAAGTGACATCTCAGTCCAGGTGAAGAGGGGCGGAGTCACAGAGACTATCCGAGGAGCTCTGAGCAG ACCGGCGGGACGCTCTCGACTCAGCggcaggaggaagctcagagctCACCTGGTGGAGGTGGGGCAGAGGATGGTGGCGTTTGTATCCGGGCTGCTGATCGCGTCTCTGTACGGACTCATGACTCTCTTCCTGCAGAAACAGCCGCTGTGGTTCTGCGCCCACACCACGTTGTGCTTGGCTGGTCTGGCAGCGTTCGGTATGGGGCTGTCGGTCAGCGTCAGGGCCAGCATCATGGTCATGCTGCCCTCCATGTGCTCAG GTCATGGCAGgaacttcctcctcctcatgtTCGTGTCGCTGCTCGTGTCCGGTCCGCTCAGCAACACGTTGGAGAACACCGAGCGAGCCGCCTCCAGCCTGCTGTGTGGAGCTGAGCTGGCAGCCAATCAAACGCAGGAACTGATGCAGAAAGCAGCCACGCCCCTCTTCT CCGTGTTGGACCACATCAGGGAGATCAGCAGAAACGCGTACGCCGTCGCAGGAAGAGTCCAGAACTTCATCTACGCTATGACAGACAGCATCCGCCATGTTG CTCGCGCGCTGAGGAATGTCCTACGCTTCCTGGCCGATATCGGGGACATCTGTAACGAAAAGATGGGAACTCCGTACAGGAAGTGCCGGTCACTGTTTGAGGAAGCTCGAAGCGACTGCTCTGAGCTGCTGGGCGACTTCAACTTCCTGTGCAACATCGTGGACGGCTTCCTGCCGCTCTGCAACCTGGCCCGCG CTGGCGAGTTCTTCTGCATCGTCCCTTCCTACATCGCCGACCACCTGAGGAAACGTCTCGCGGCTC CTGTCATTGCAGTGTTTCAGAAGATGAAGCGTGAGTTTGAGTTCAACATCTCCGCCTCACTGGACTTTGACCTGGATGCCAACAGCAGCCAGTCTCTGCACCAGATGTCTCAGAGCATCATGTCGGAGATTTCATCGGAACTTCAAGTGTTTCAGAAGCTGAGTGGACCGCTGGCGTACATCGGCCTCGTCCTGCTCGCCTGCTCCTTCCTCAG ggcAGTGCAGTACAGACACAGGTACCTCCACAATATTAAATTTGATAACAACTACATCACTGCTCAGTTTAAAGACCTTGACCAAAGGGTGACCTCAGTAGGCGGAGCCTCTGTGTTTCCAATCACGCGCAGAGAGGCCAAGACCTACATCACACCAC TGTCATTTCAGCTGACGTACAGAGAGCGGCGGGCGGTGATGGCGGGCTTGGTTTCGGTCTTCAGGCACCTGATCATAGGCAGCCTGCTGGTGGCGCTGGACTTCCTGGTGTTCTGGATTCTGGATCAGGTGCACCACCAGGTGACGGAGGACATTGTGGCCAGAG TTCCGGTCACGGTGGCGGTCCAGGTGAACGGGTCGGGTTACGCCTCAGACATCTACAGAGACGTGGTGGCCTCGTTCAACATCCTGCAGCGGGGAAACATCACCGTGATCAGCAAGAAGTGCCTGCTGGAGCCGTCAGAACCAAACTACAACACGTGTTTCATCCTCG gcttcctgttgggtttggcTCTGCTTGTGTCTCTGACCAGCGGATTCATGCAGCGCTGCAGACGCCTCATCTGTGCTTCATATCACCCTGAGAGAGAGCAG GAGAGGATCCGGTTCCTCCGCCAGCAGATCCTGGATCAGAGGAGGGGGGTGCGCAGAGCCCTGAGGAGGTCTGTGGGCAGGAGCACAACCGAcccgggaggaggaggaggacgtctCCATGCTCTGCTGATACG GTTACCTGGAGGAGGTCGCCTGTCTCACCTGCTGGGCTTGTCGACACCTGCCTGCTGTCTGGTCTGTGGAGAGGTGCTGCGCCTGCCTGACCTGAGCGCAGTCATCTGTGATGCCCCGCACTGTTCAG GCGTGTACTGTCGGCCGTGCTTCCAGAGTTTGGGGAGCACGTGTGTCATCTGCGTACGACCTCTGACCTTCCAGGAAGACAGCGAGGAGGAGCT AGACTCCACTGATGATGAGCGGCCCAGTTTGTCGTCGACCCGCCAGACAAACGCGCAGATAAAGAGGAGGATCCCCACAGCGAGGCAGCAAAGTCCGAGTGGCCGCTCAGGAAGGGAAGCAGAACGAGGAGAGCGCCCCAGCAGTGATGACAGTGTTTACCTGGACTCTGAACTCAG CAGACCTGATGTACCAGGACCAACCCGGGTCAGGCGAGTCCGACAGCGACCACTCCTTTAA
- the LOC143421172 gene encoding DC-STAMP domain-containing protein 2-like isoform X1 has translation MKMRSEERKQLLMKSDISVQVKRGGVTETIRGALSRPAGRSRLSGRRKLRAHLVEVGQRMVAFVSGLLIASLYGLMTLFLQKQPLWFCAHTTLCLAGLAAFGMGLSVSVRASIMVMLPSMCSGHGRNFLLLMFVSLLVSGPLSNTLENTERAASSLLCGAELAANQTQELMQKAATPLFSVLDHIREISRNAYAVAGRVQNFIYAMTDSIRHVARALRNVLRFLADIGDICNEKMGTPYRKCRSLFEEARSDCSELLGDFNFLCNIVDGFLPLCNLARAGEFFCIVPSYIADHLRKRLAAPVIAVFQKMKREFEFNISASLDFDLDANSSQSLHQMSQSIMSEISSELQVFQKLSGPLAYIGLVLLACSFLRAVQYRHRYLHNIKFDNNYITAQFKDLDQRVTSVGGASVFPITRREAKTYITPLSFQLTYRERRAVMAGLVSVFRHLIIGSLLVALDFLVFWILDQVHHQVTEDIVARVPVTVAVQVNGSGYASDIYRDVVASFNILQRGNITVISKKCLLEPSEPNYNTCFILGFLLGLALLVSLTSGFMQRCRRLICASYHPEREQERIRFLRQQILDQRRGVRRALRRSVGRSTTDPGGGGGRLHALLIRLPGGGRLSHLLGLSTPACCLVCGEVLRLPDLSAVICDAPHCSGVYCRPCFQSLGSTCVICVRPLTFQEDSEEELDSTDDERPSLSSTRQTNAQIKRRIPTARQQSPSGRSGREAERGERPSSDDSVYLDSELSEADLMYQDQPGSGESDSDHSFNSALSEHESLVSVVIHRPDRAQNLQDLPQPSGSLWAPSPGP, from the exons atgaagatgaggagTGAAGAAAGGAAACAGCTCCTGATGAAAAGTGACATCTCAGTCCAGGTGAAGAGGGGCGGAGTCACAGAGACTATCCGAGGAGCTCTGAGCAG ACCGGCGGGACGCTCTCGACTCAGCggcaggaggaagctcagagctCACCTGGTGGAGGTGGGGCAGAGGATGGTGGCGTTTGTATCCGGGCTGCTGATCGCGTCTCTGTACGGACTCATGACTCTCTTCCTGCAGAAACAGCCGCTGTGGTTCTGCGCCCACACCACGTTGTGCTTGGCTGGTCTGGCAGCGTTCGGTATGGGGCTGTCGGTCAGCGTCAGGGCCAGCATCATGGTCATGCTGCCCTCCATGTGCTCAG GTCATGGCAGgaacttcctcctcctcatgtTCGTGTCGCTGCTCGTGTCCGGTCCGCTCAGCAACACGTTGGAGAACACCGAGCGAGCCGCCTCCAGCCTGCTGTGTGGAGCTGAGCTGGCAGCCAATCAAACGCAGGAACTGATGCAGAAAGCAGCCACGCCCCTCTTCT CCGTGTTGGACCACATCAGGGAGATCAGCAGAAACGCGTACGCCGTCGCAGGAAGAGTCCAGAACTTCATCTACGCTATGACAGACAGCATCCGCCATGTTG CTCGCGCGCTGAGGAATGTCCTACGCTTCCTGGCCGATATCGGGGACATCTGTAACGAAAAGATGGGAACTCCGTACAGGAAGTGCCGGTCACTGTTTGAGGAAGCTCGAAGCGACTGCTCTGAGCTGCTGGGCGACTTCAACTTCCTGTGCAACATCGTGGACGGCTTCCTGCCGCTCTGCAACCTGGCCCGCG CTGGCGAGTTCTTCTGCATCGTCCCTTCCTACATCGCCGACCACCTGAGGAAACGTCTCGCGGCTC CTGTCATTGCAGTGTTTCAGAAGATGAAGCGTGAGTTTGAGTTCAACATCTCCGCCTCACTGGACTTTGACCTGGATGCCAACAGCAGCCAGTCTCTGCACCAGATGTCTCAGAGCATCATGTCGGAGATTTCATCGGAACTTCAAGTGTTTCAGAAGCTGAGTGGACCGCTGGCGTACATCGGCCTCGTCCTGCTCGCCTGCTCCTTCCTCAG ggcAGTGCAGTACAGACACAGGTACCTCCACAATATTAAATTTGATAACAACTACATCACTGCTCAGTTTAAAGACCTTGACCAAAGGGTGACCTCAGTAGGCGGAGCCTCTGTGTTTCCAATCACGCGCAGAGAGGCCAAGACCTACATCACACCAC TGTCATTTCAGCTGACGTACAGAGAGCGGCGGGCGGTGATGGCGGGCTTGGTTTCGGTCTTCAGGCACCTGATCATAGGCAGCCTGCTGGTGGCGCTGGACTTCCTGGTGTTCTGGATTCTGGATCAGGTGCACCACCAGGTGACGGAGGACATTGTGGCCAGAG TTCCGGTCACGGTGGCGGTCCAGGTGAACGGGTCGGGTTACGCCTCAGACATCTACAGAGACGTGGTGGCCTCGTTCAACATCCTGCAGCGGGGAAACATCACCGTGATCAGCAAGAAGTGCCTGCTGGAGCCGTCAGAACCAAACTACAACACGTGTTTCATCCTCG gcttcctgttgggtttggcTCTGCTTGTGTCTCTGACCAGCGGATTCATGCAGCGCTGCAGACGCCTCATCTGTGCTTCATATCACCCTGAGAGAGAGCAG GAGAGGATCCGGTTCCTCCGCCAGCAGATCCTGGATCAGAGGAGGGGGGTGCGCAGAGCCCTGAGGAGGTCTGTGGGCAGGAGCACAACCGAcccgggaggaggaggaggacgtctCCATGCTCTGCTGATACG GTTACCTGGAGGAGGTCGCCTGTCTCACCTGCTGGGCTTGTCGACACCTGCCTGCTGTCTGGTCTGTGGAGAGGTGCTGCGCCTGCCTGACCTGAGCGCAGTCATCTGTGATGCCCCGCACTGTTCAG GCGTGTACTGTCGGCCGTGCTTCCAGAGTTTGGGGAGCACGTGTGTCATCTGCGTACGACCTCTGACCTTCCAGGAAGACAGCGAGGAGGAGCT AGACTCCACTGATGATGAGCGGCCCAGTTTGTCGTCGACCCGCCAGACAAACGCGCAGATAAAGAGGAGGATCCCCACAGCGAGGCAGCAAAGTCCGAGTGGCCGCTCAGGAAGGGAAGCAGAACGAGGAGAGCGCCCCAGCAGTGATGACAGTGTTTACCTGGACTCTGAACTCAG TGAAGCAGACCTGATGTACCAGGACCAACCCGGGTCAGGCGAGTCCGACAGCGACCACTCCTTTAACTCTGCTCTCTCAGAGCACGAGTCCCTCGTCTCAGTCGTCATTCACCGACCCGACCGTGCTCAAAACCTCCAGGACCTTCCACAACCATCGGGTTCTCTCTGGGCTCCGTCTCCCGGACCATGA